The DNA region TGGCAGAAATTGGCGTGCGTGCTTTGGTGCGGCGATCCTGGCGGGCATAGCCGAAATAGGGGATCACGGCGGTGGTGCGGCGGGCCGAAGAGCGGCGCAGCGCATCGGCCATGATCAGAAGTTCCATCAGGTTGTCATTAGCCGGGTTCGATATCGGCTGAATAATGAACATGTCTTCGCCACGGACATTTTCAAAGACTTCGACGAAAATCTCGCCATCATTGAAACGTTCGACACGGGCGTCGACAAGCTGTGTGTTGATTCCGCGGTGAATCGACATGCGGCGCGCGATGGCCTTGGCGAGAGGCATGTTGGCGTTGCCAGAAATCAGCTTTGGTTCATTGGTTTGCGACATGATTTAGCGGGACCCCCGGAGATGTTCCATCATGCGCTGGTATGACAGAATCGTGACGTTGACACCGCTTAACATCTCTCTAGTTTCTGGCAAAGACATCGGGCCAAGGAATGCGCCCAAGGAGGCACTTTTTGCAACGTATTGACTATTATTTCTCGACGCTGAGCCCTTTTGCCTATCTTGCGGGGCAGCGGGCCGAGGAAATCGCGGCGCGCCACGGCGCAGAGCTTCGTTATAAACCTATGGACATAATGGCGCTTTTTGCGCGCACCGGGGGCACGGCGCCGGGTGATCGACACCCTTCGCGCATGGAGTATCGTGCGCAAGAGTTGCGCCGTCAGGCTAAGAACACGGGCCTGCCGCTGAACCCCAAGCCTGCTTTCTGGCCGACCAATCCGGCGCCGTCGTCTTATGCGATCATCGCCGCGCAGGATGCCGGGGGTGGTGATGTGGGCGCATTGGTGCAATCGGTGCTGAGGGCCTGTTTCGTCGAGGAAAAGGATATTGCCGATGAAGCGGTGGTGCAGGAATGCCTGCGCGCGGCGGGGTTTGATCCCGGTCTGACCATGAGCGGGATGCTGTCTGGGGCCGAAACCTATGCGCGCAATACCGATGCGGCTGTGGAGGCGGGGGTTTTTGGCTCGCCGTTCTATGTTTGCGAAGATGGCGAGAAGTTCTGGGGGCAGGACCGACTTGGCGATCTG from Rhodobacteraceae bacterium LMO-JJ12 includes:
- a CDS encoding 2-hydroxychromene-2-carboxylate isomerase translates to MQRIDYYFSTLSPFAYLAGQRAEEIAARHGAELRYKPMDIMALFARTGGTAPGDRHPSRMEYRAQELRRQAKNTGLPLNPKPAFWPTNPAPSSYAIIAAQDAGGGDVGALVQSVLRACFVEEKDIADEAVVQECLRAAGFDPGLTMSGMLSGAETYARNTDAAVEAGVFGSPFYVCEDGEKFWGQDRLGDLDAHLGGDTA